Proteins encoded within one genomic window of Panacibacter microcysteis:
- a CDS encoding NAD(P)H-hydrate dehydratase: protein MKLLSPQQIHDWDAYTVANEPIASIDLMERAAKRCTDFIIGQNFPQQQVVIFCGKGNNGGDGLAIARQLTDAGLTAVVYILEFGARGTDDFQINLHRLHQANVQVHYIQSGEFFPFIDKEDHLVIDALFGSGLNRPLQDLSAALVYHINDSGASVVAIDVPSGMFIDKSSKGAAVIKATHTLTFQALKQCFIVAENEALTGLVHVLDIGLLPAFLHTVEAPRFSNREDVAAIMKPRTSFAHKGTYGHAMLVAGNKGKMGAAILCAKAALKTGAGLVTLCTHEDYFSAVHSALPEAMCLSQHEVVDTATYKTIGIGPGIGTGAESGSLVSKTLEQFTAPMVIDADALNIVSANKTWLEKMPAQTIVTPHPKEFERLFGKSDNDFDRLQKTITLSKQYPLIIVLKGHYTLVAANGNAWFNTTGNAGMAKGGSGDVLTGMLTALLAQGYEPLQAAIAGVYLHGLAADIAAQTMAQESMLASDIIDHISDALLSLHETAGQSF from the coding sequence ATGAAACTACTATCGCCGCAACAGATACATGATTGGGATGCCTATACTGTAGCCAACGAACCAATAGCCTCTATAGACCTGATGGAGCGTGCCGCAAAACGTTGTACTGATTTTATTATCGGACAAAATTTCCCGCAACAACAGGTGGTGATCTTTTGTGGTAAAGGCAATAATGGGGGAGATGGTCTTGCTATAGCAAGACAACTGACCGATGCAGGTTTAACCGCTGTGGTGTATATACTGGAGTTTGGAGCACGGGGTACAGATGATTTTCAAATAAACCTGCACCGGTTGCACCAGGCCAATGTGCAGGTACATTATATTCAGTCCGGGGAGTTCTTTCCGTTTATTGATAAAGAAGATCATCTTGTTATAGATGCATTGTTTGGCAGCGGGCTAAACCGGCCCTTGCAGGATCTGAGTGCCGCTCTTGTTTACCATATCAACGACTCCGGTGCCAGCGTAGTAGCCATTGATGTGCCGAGTGGTATGTTTATAGATAAAAGTTCGAAAGGTGCCGCTGTAATTAAAGCCACCCATACACTCACTTTCCAGGCGTTGAAACAATGCTTTATCGTAGCAGAAAATGAAGCATTGACAGGGTTGGTTCATGTGCTGGATATTGGCTTGTTACCCGCTTTTCTCCATACGGTTGAGGCACCGCGTTTCAGTAACCGGGAAGATGTTGCTGCGATCATGAAGCCGAGAACATCCTTCGCACATAAAGGAACATACGGGCATGCAATGCTTGTTGCAGGTAACAAAGGCAAAATGGGTGCTGCAATCCTTTGTGCAAAAGCTGCTTTAAAAACAGGCGCCGGCCTGGTTACACTTTGCACACACGAAGATTACTTCAGCGCGGTACACAGTGCACTGCCCGAAGCTATGTGCCTGTCGCAACATGAAGTTGTTGATACGGCAACATATAAAACAATTGGCATAGGCCCCGGCATAGGTACAGGTGCTGAAAGCGGTTCCCTGGTATCAAAAACACTGGAGCAGTTTACAGCGCCAATGGTTATAGATGCGGATGCGCTGAATATTGTTTCGGCCAATAAAACATGGCTGGAAAAAATGCCGGCACAAACAATTGTAACACCGCATCCCAAAGAATTTGAAAGGCTTTTTGGTAAAAGTGACAATGATTTTGACCGTTTGCAAAAAACCATTACACTCTCTAAGCAATACCCGCTGATCATTGTATTGAAAGGTCATTATACGCTGGTAGCTGCAAATGGTAATGCATGGTTCAATACAACCGGCAACGCCGGTATGGCAAAAGGTGGCAGCGGGGATGTGTTGACGGGCATGCTGACTGCATTACTCGCACAGGGCTACGAGCCTTTACAGGCTGCCATTGCAGGTGTTTACCTGCATGGGCTGGCAGCAGATATTGCGGCACAAACCATGGCGCAGGAATCAATGCTGGCTTCTGACATTATTGATCATATATCTGATGCATTGCTTAGCCTGCATGAAACTGCGGGTCAGTCATTTTAG
- a CDS encoding glutamine synthetase family protein yields MDNQELKGFLQQHNIDKIKFAFADIDGILRGKVISKQKLLDTLDSGIGFCDVVFGWDSNDHAYDNVQLTGWHSGYPDRPVRIDLSTMRSIPWQDDIPFFLADFSGKPGHDLPSCSRSLLKRVVKQCADMGYHASFAQEFEWFNFKETPQTLQQKQFTKIEPLTPGMFGYSILRTSMQNDYYYDLFNLLTQFDIPIEGIHTETGPGVYEAAIAHDETLKAADKAVLFKTAVKEIAYKHGIMASFMAKWNEDLPGCSGHIHQSLWNKDNTQNLFYDAAESNNMSDLMKHYIAGQLYCMPHITPMYAPTINSYKRLVEGAWAPTTITWGIDNRTTAIRVLHPTEKYTRVETRVPGADSNPYLAIAAALASGLYGIQHKLPLDIPATVGNGYQDKANGVLPATLLEAATQMQQSTLAKELFGDAFVDHFTQTRLWEWRQFGKHVTDWELKRYFEII; encoded by the coding sequence ATGGATAACCAGGAACTGAAAGGATTTTTACAGCAACATAATATTGACAAAATAAAATTTGCTTTTGCAGACATCGATGGCATATTGCGTGGCAAAGTAATCAGCAAGCAAAAACTGCTCGACACACTGGATAGCGGTATTGGTTTTTGCGATGTGGTATTTGGATGGGACAGCAACGACCACGCCTACGATAATGTACAACTTACGGGCTGGCACTCCGGCTACCCGGACAGACCCGTGCGTATAGACCTTTCAACAATGCGCAGTATTCCCTGGCAGGATGATATACCTTTTTTCCTGGCAGACTTTAGTGGCAAACCTGGCCATGATCTGCCATCCTGCAGCAGGAGTTTATTGAAGCGTGTGGTAAAGCAGTGTGCAGACATGGGCTACCATGCTTCTTTTGCACAGGAATTTGAGTGGTTTAATTTTAAAGAGACACCGCAAACCCTGCAACAAAAACAGTTTACCAAAATAGAACCGCTTACACCGGGTATGTTTGGTTATTCTATTTTGCGTACATCTATGCAAAATGATTATTACTACGACCTGTTTAATTTGCTTACACAATTTGATATTCCAATAGAAGGCATACACACAGAAACAGGCCCGGGTGTTTATGAAGCGGCTATTGCACATGATGAAACACTGAAGGCTGCAGACAAGGCGGTATTGTTTAAAACAGCGGTAAAAGAAATTGCTTACAAACACGGCATTATGGCTTCTTTTATGGCCAAATGGAACGAGGATTTACCGGGTTGCAGCGGCCACATACACCAAAGCCTCTGGAATAAAGACAACACACAAAACCTTTTTTACGATGCCGCTGAAAGCAACAACATGAGCGATCTGATGAAGCACTACATTGCAGGGCAGTTGTACTGCATGCCGCACATAACGCCAATGTATGCACCAACCATTAACAGCTATAAACGGCTGGTAGAAGGCGCCTGGGCACCCACTACTATTACATGGGGCATCGATAACCGCACAACAGCTATACGTGTATTGCACCCCACGGAAAAATACACGAGGGTTGAAACAAGGGTGCCCGGTGCTGACAGTAATCCTTACCTGGCCATTGCAGCGGCCCTTGCATCAGGCCTGTATGGCATACAACATAAACTGCCGCTTGATATACCTGCTACGGTTGGCAACGGCTACCAGGATAAAGCGAACGGCGTATTACCCGCCACTTTGTTGGAAGCAGCAACACAAATGCAGCAATCAACACTGGCAAAAGAATTGTTTGGCGATGCGTTTGTTGATCATTTTACGCAAACACGCTTATGGGAATGGCGGCAGTTTGGCAAACATGTTACTGACTGGGAACTCAAACGTTACTTCGAAATAATATAG
- a CDS encoding YdeI/OmpD-associated family protein, with protein MEIYKDIPAFYAKDRKTWRRWLQKNHATETRVWLIIYKKDSPTPSVNYAEAVEEGLCFGWIDSKPNKRDEDSFYLSFTRRKPKSVWSKINKERIERLSAAGLLAPAGIAAIEKAKENGSWNTLDVIDNLVIPDDLAKALSKNKQAKQHFDQFSISSQKIILTWIYSAKRPETRQARIATTIELAAQNIKANQ; from the coding sequence TTGGAAATTTATAAAGACATACCCGCATTTTATGCAAAGGACAGGAAAACCTGGCGCAGATGGTTGCAAAAAAACCACGCCACTGAAACACGGGTATGGCTGATCATTTATAAAAAAGACAGCCCCACGCCATCAGTCAATTATGCAGAAGCCGTGGAAGAAGGGCTTTGCTTTGGCTGGATAGACAGCAAACCAAACAAACGTGATGAGGACAGTTTTTATCTTTCATTTACCAGGCGCAAACCCAAAAGCGTTTGGAGCAAGATCAACAAAGAAAGAATAGAACGCTTGTCTGCAGCGGGTTTATTGGCACCGGCAGGTATTGCAGCAATTGAAAAAGCCAAAGAAAACGGCTCCTGGAATACACTGGATGTAATAGACAACCTGGTAATTCCTGATGATCTTGCAAAAGCGCTCAGCAAAAACAAACAGGCAAAACAACACTTTGATCAGTTCAGCATTTCTTCGCAGAAGATCATTCTTACCTGGATCTATAGCGCCAAACGGCCGGAAACACGCCAGGCCCGCATTGCAACAACTATAGAACTTGCAGCACAAAACATAAAAGCTAATCAATAA